In Bradyrhizobium guangxiense, the following are encoded in one genomic region:
- a CDS encoding methylated-DNA--[protein]-cysteine S-methyltransferase has protein sequence MASRPTKPFASFGLDRLTTPIGIALLVTDAEGALRALDWEDYEHRMRELLRLHYGAVNLSDRPAPAAMRTALSGYFEGELGQLSSIAWRIAGTPFQQKVWTALAKIPAGTTMSYGAMAAKIDMPKAIRAVGHANGSNPISVVLPCHRLIGADGSLVKYSGGLERKRWLLRHEGVEV, from the coding sequence ATGGCCAGCCGACCGACCAAACCATTCGCTAGCTTCGGCCTCGATCGCCTGACCACGCCGATCGGCATCGCGCTGCTCGTCACCGATGCCGAGGGCGCCTTGCGCGCACTCGACTGGGAAGACTACGAGCACCGCATGCGCGAGCTGCTGCGTCTGCACTACGGCGCGGTGAATCTGAGCGACCGACCTGCGCCCGCGGCCATGCGGACGGCACTGTCGGGCTATTTCGAAGGTGAGCTTGGTCAGCTCTCGTCCATCGCCTGGCGCATCGCCGGCACGCCGTTCCAGCAAAAGGTCTGGACTGCGCTGGCGAAGATTCCCGCCGGCACCACGATGAGCTACGGCGCGATGGCTGCGAAGATCGATATGCCGAAGGCCATTCGTGCGGTTGGTCATGCGAACGGCTCCAATCCGATCAGCGTCGTGCTGCCGTGCCATCGGTTAATTGGCGCAGACGGCTCGCTGGTGAAATATAGCGGCGGCCTGGAGCGGAAGAGGTGGCTGCTGCGGCACGAGGGCGTGGAGGTTTGA
- a CDS encoding OsmC family protein, with product MDAAELRQMQAPIKERYKADPKTALITLKAKGSTDSEGIACKIETGRAIAMAGLHPATGGSGLELCSGDMLLEALVACAGVTLKSVATAIEVPLKTGNVYAEGDLDFRGTLGIDKETPVGFTEIRLRFEVDTPAPQDKLDLLLKLTERYCVVYQTIKNGPKVSVSMQRM from the coding sequence ATGGACGCTGCAGAGCTGCGCCAGATGCAGGCTCCGATCAAGGAGCGCTACAAGGCCGATCCCAAGACCGCGCTCATCACATTGAAGGCCAAGGGCTCCACCGACAGTGAGGGTATCGCCTGCAAGATCGAGACCGGCCGGGCCATCGCAATGGCAGGCCTGCATCCGGCCACTGGCGGCTCCGGCCTCGAGCTCTGCTCCGGCGACATGCTGCTCGAAGCCCTGGTCGCCTGTGCCGGCGTCACGCTGAAGTCGGTCGCGACCGCGATCGAGGTGCCCTTGAAGACCGGCAATGTCTATGCCGAGGGCGATCTCGATTTCCGCGGCACGCTCGGCATCGATAAGGAGACCCCGGTCGGCTTCACCGAGATCCGCCTGCGCTTCGAGGTCGACACGCCGGCGCCGCAGGACAAGCTCGATCTCCTGCTCAAGCTGACCGAGCGCTATTGCGTGGTCTACCAGACCATCAAGAATGGCCCGAAGGTCTCGGTGTCGATGCAGAGGATGTGA
- a CDS encoding [protein-PII] uridylyltransferase translates to MDSVATEHKAEVDDRFDTARITAAVDALAEKHQGREDAFRTAMAQLLKAELIAARAAAQEILLKDRHGRRCAERLCHVQDEIIRILYSAATRHLYRSPIPSGAERMAVVATGGYGRGLMAPESDIDLLFILPYKQTAWGEQVAEAILYCLWDMGLKVGHATRSVDESIRQARGDMTIRTAILETRFLTGDKPLYDELVARFDKEVVQGTASEFVTAKLAEREERHRRGGQSRYLVEPNVKDGKGALRDLHTLFWIAKYVYRVRDTSELVERGVFDAQEYRTFRRCADFLWSVRCNLHFYSGRAEERLSFDLQREIAVRLGYTSHPGMQDVERFMKHYFLVAKEVGNLTAILCAKLEDQQAKPAPVLSRMMARLRPSAVKRRVPDSDDFIVDNNRINVAAPDVFKHDPVNLIRIFRLAQKNNLAFHPDAMRDVTRSLGLINAQLRENPEANRLFMEILTSNDAETVLRRMNETGVLGHFIRAFGKIVSMMQFNMYHHYTVDEHLIRCIGFLQDIERGGVEEFALASDLMRKSRPEHRSVIYIATLLHDVAKGRPEDHSIAGAKVARRLCPRLGFSPADTELVAWLIEEHLTMSTVAQSRDLSDRKTIENFAAVVQSVEQMKLLTILTTADIRGVGPGVWNGWKAQLLRSLYYETEPVLTGGFSEVDRGKRLASAHAEFRMAFAEWPADELDAYIGRHYPAYWLKVELPRKIRHARFVRSSEQAGHKLAINVGFDEVRGVTELTIFAADHPWLLSIIAGACASAGANIVDAQIYTTTDGRALDTISISREYDRDEDEGRRATRIGEMIEDVLEGKLRLPEVVARRTVRSKARPFVIEPEVTINNQWSDRYTVIEVSGLDRPGLLYELTTAISKLNLNIASAHVATFGERARDVFYVTDLLGAQINAPTRQAAIKSALTHVMAGDKAVQPAA, encoded by the coding sequence ATGGACAGCGTCGCGACTGAGCACAAGGCCGAGGTGGATGATCGTTTCGACACCGCGCGGATCACCGCCGCGGTCGATGCGCTTGCCGAAAAGCATCAGGGACGCGAGGACGCGTTCCGCACGGCCATGGCGCAATTGCTCAAGGCCGAGCTGATCGCGGCGCGCGCCGCGGCCCAGGAAATCCTCTTGAAGGACCGCCACGGCCGTCGCTGCGCCGAGCGGTTGTGTCACGTCCAGGACGAGATCATCCGCATCCTGTATTCGGCGGCGACCCGGCATCTCTACCGCTCGCCGATCCCGAGCGGCGCCGAGCGCATGGCGGTGGTCGCGACCGGCGGCTACGGCCGCGGCCTGATGGCGCCCGAGTCCGACATCGATCTCCTGTTCATCCTGCCCTACAAGCAGACCGCCTGGGGCGAGCAGGTCGCCGAAGCGATCCTGTATTGCCTCTGGGACATGGGGCTGAAGGTCGGCCACGCTACGCGGTCGGTGGACGAGTCGATCCGGCAGGCGCGCGGCGACATGACTATCCGCACCGCGATCCTGGAGACGCGCTTCCTCACCGGCGACAAGCCGCTCTATGACGAGTTGGTCGCGCGCTTCGACAAGGAGGTGGTGCAGGGCACCGCGTCGGAATTCGTCACTGCAAAGCTCGCCGAGCGCGAGGAGCGGCATCGCCGCGGTGGCCAGTCGCGCTATCTGGTCGAGCCCAACGTCAAGGACGGCAAGGGCGCCTTGCGCGACCTGCACACGCTGTTCTGGATCGCCAAATATGTCTACCGCGTGCGCGACACCAGCGAGCTGGTCGAGCGCGGCGTGTTCGACGCGCAGGAATACCGCACCTTCCGCCGCTGCGCCGATTTCCTCTGGTCGGTGCGCTGCAATCTGCACTTCTACTCCGGCCGCGCCGAAGAGCGCCTCTCCTTCGACCTTCAGCGCGAGATCGCGGTGCGGCTCGGCTACACCTCACATCCCGGCATGCAGGACGTCGAGCGCTTCATGAAGCACTACTTCCTGGTCGCCAAGGAGGTCGGCAATCTCACCGCCATCCTCTGCGCCAAGCTCGAGGACCAGCAGGCCAAGCCCGCGCCGGTGCTGAGCCGGATGATGGCGCGGCTGCGGCCGAGCGCGGTGAAGCGGCGCGTCCCCGACAGCGACGACTTCATCGTCGACAACAACCGCATCAACGTCGCCGCGCCCGACGTCTTCAAGCACGATCCGGTCAATCTGATCCGCATCTTCCGCCTCGCGCAGAAGAACAACCTCGCCTTCCATCCGGATGCGATGCGCGACGTGACGCGCTCGCTGGGCCTGATCAACGCGCAGCTCCGGGAGAATCCCGAGGCCAACCGGCTATTCATGGAGATTCTCACCTCCAACGACGCCGAGACCGTGCTGCGGCGGATGAACGAGACCGGCGTGCTCGGCCATTTCATTCGCGCCTTCGGCAAGATCGTCTCGATGATGCAGTTCAACATGTATCATCATTACACCGTCGACGAGCACCTGATCCGCTGCATCGGCTTCCTGCAGGACATCGAGCGCGGCGGCGTCGAGGAGTTCGCGCTCGCCAGCGACCTCATGCGCAAGTCCCGGCCCGAGCACCGATCGGTGATCTACATCGCGACGCTGCTGCATGACGTCGCCAAGGGCCGGCCGGAGGACCACTCGATCGCCGGCGCCAAGGTCGCGCGCCGGCTCTGCCCGCGGCTCGGCTTCAGCCCTGCCGACACCGAGCTCGTGGCCTGGCTGATCGAGGAGCATCTGACGATGTCCACGGTCGCGCAGTCGCGCGACCTCTCGGATCGCAAGACCATCGAGAACTTCGCAGCGGTGGTGCAGTCGGTCGAGCAGATGAAGCTGCTGACGATCCTGACCACCGCCGATATCCGCGGCGTCGGCCCGGGCGTCTGGAACGGCTGGAAGGCGCAGCTCTTGCGCTCGCTCTATTACGAGACCGAGCCAGTGCTCACCGGCGGCTTCTCGGAGGTCGACCGGGGAAAACGGCTTGCGTCCGCCCACGCCGAGTTCCGCATGGCGTTCGCCGAATGGCCGGCGGACGAGCTCGATGCCTATATCGGCCGGCACTATCCGGCCTATTGGCTCAAGGTCGAGCTGCCGCGCAAGATCCGCCACGCCCGCTTCGTCCGCTCCAGCGAGCAGGCCGGCCACAAGCTCGCGATCAATGTCGGCTTCGACGAGGTGCGCGGCGTCACCGAGCTGACGATCTTCGCGGCCGACCATCCCTGGCTGCTCTCGATCATCGCCGGCGCCTGCGCCTCAGCCGGCGCCAACATCGTCGACGCCCAGATCTACACCACCACCGACGGCCGCGCGCTCGACACGATCTCGATCTCCCGGGAATACGACCGCGACGAAGACGAGGGACGGCGCGCCACCCGCATCGGCGAGATGATCGAGGACGTGCTGGAAGGCAAGCTGCGCCTGCCGGAGGTGGTGGCGCGGCGCACCGTGCGCAGCAAGGCAAGACCCTTCGTGATCGAGCCGGAAGTGACCATCAACAACCAATGGTCCGACCGCTACACCGTGATCGAGGTCTCCGGCCTCGACCGCCCCGGCCTGCTCTACGAGCTGACCACGGCAATTTCGAAGCTCAATCTCAACATTGCATCGGCCCACGTCGCGACCTTCGGCGAGCGCGCGCGCGACGTGTTCTACGTCACCGACCTCCTCGGCGCGCAGATCAACGCGCCGACACGCCAGGCCGCGATCAAGAGCGCGCTGACCCATGTGATGGCCGGCGACAAGGCGGTTCAGCCGGCGGCGTAG
- a CDS encoding methyl-accepting chemotaxis protein, which yields MFGRKSQIDAQARLDAIGRSQAMIEFNLDGTIITANKNFLDALGYRLYEIQGKHHSMFVPADQRDSAEYKAFWAALNRGECQAREFKRIGKGGREVWIEAAYNPVLDGNGKTVMVAKIATDITAKKMRSMTDASKIAAISRAQAVIEFKLDGTIVTANENFCKALGYSLAEIEGKHHSLFVAEADRNSAAYREFWAALNRGDYQAGEFKRIGKGGKEVWILASYNPLLDEAGKPYGVVKFATDVTAEKLKNADLAGQIAAIDKAQAVIEFNMDGTIITANANFLSALGYSLAEIKGKHHSMFVEPSERDGAAYREFWAALNRGQYQAAEYKRIGKGGKEVYIQASYNPILDLNGKPFKVVKYATDTTRQVLVRMGNERVRGMMESVAAGSEELNASVREISEAMTKSRETAMSAVDQVAAADAQAQRLTEAAQSMSGIVEMINSITGQINLLALNATIESARAGEAGRGFAVVASEVKSLANQAKQATDKIGQEIGSLNGISGDVVSALSSIKQAINNVSEYVTSTAAAVEEQSTVTNEMSTSMQRAAAEAAAIAARA from the coding sequence ATGTTCGGTCGCAAGTCCCAGATAGATGCACAAGCCCGGCTCGATGCGATCGGCCGCTCCCAAGCTATGATCGAATTCAATCTGGATGGGACGATCATCACGGCCAACAAGAACTTTCTCGACGCCCTGGGCTATCGGCTTTACGAGATCCAGGGCAAGCATCACTCCATGTTCGTGCCGGCCGACCAGCGCGACAGCGCCGAGTACAAGGCGTTCTGGGCTGCGTTGAACCGTGGCGAGTGTCAGGCCCGCGAGTTCAAGCGGATCGGCAAGGGCGGTCGCGAGGTCTGGATCGAAGCAGCCTACAATCCAGTGCTCGACGGCAATGGCAAGACGGTGATGGTCGCCAAGATCGCGACCGACATCACCGCGAAGAAGATGCGGAGCATGACGGATGCGTCGAAGATCGCCGCCATCAGCCGAGCCCAGGCGGTCATCGAGTTCAAGCTCGACGGCACCATCGTCACCGCCAACGAGAATTTCTGCAAGGCGCTCGGCTATTCGCTGGCCGAGATCGAGGGCAAGCATCACAGCCTGTTCGTGGCCGAGGCCGACCGCAACAGCGCGGCCTATCGCGAGTTCTGGGCCGCACTCAACCGCGGCGACTACCAGGCTGGCGAGTTCAAGCGCATCGGCAAGGGCGGCAAGGAGGTGTGGATTCTCGCTTCCTACAATCCGCTGCTCGACGAGGCCGGCAAGCCGTACGGCGTCGTCAAGTTCGCGACCGACGTGACTGCGGAGAAGCTGAAGAACGCCGATCTCGCCGGTCAGATCGCGGCGATCGACAAGGCCCAGGCCGTGATCGAATTCAACATGGACGGCACGATCATCACCGCGAACGCCAATTTCCTCAGCGCGCTCGGCTATTCGCTGGCCGAGATCAAGGGCAAGCATCACAGCATGTTCGTCGAGCCCAGCGAGCGCGACGGCGCCGCCTATCGCGAGTTTTGGGCGGCACTCAACCGCGGTCAGTACCAGGCGGCCGAATACAAGCGCATCGGCAAAGGCGGCAAGGAGGTCTACATCCAGGCGTCCTACAATCCGATCCTGGATCTCAACGGCAAGCCGTTCAAGGTCGTCAAATATGCCACCGACACCACGCGGCAGGTGCTGGTCCGGATGGGCAACGAGCGCGTGCGCGGCATGATGGAATCGGTCGCGGCGGGGTCGGAGGAGCTGAACGCTTCGGTGCGCGAGATCTCCGAGGCGATGACCAAATCCCGCGAGACTGCGATGAGCGCAGTGGACCAGGTCGCCGCGGCCGACGCGCAGGCGCAGCGCCTGACCGAGGCGGCGCAGTCGATGAGCGGCATCGTCGAGATGATCAACAGCATCACCGGCCAGATCAACCTCCTGGCGCTGAACGCCACGATCGAATCCGCCCGGGCCGGCGAGGCCGGCCGCGGCTTTGCCGTGGTCGCCTCCGAGGTGAAGAGCCTCGCCAACCAGGCCAAGCAGGCCACCGACAAGATCGGCCAGGAGATCGGCAGCCTCAACGGCATCTCCGGCGACGTCGTCAGCGCGCTCAGCTCGATCAAGCAGGCGATCAACAACGTCAGCGAATACGTCACCTCGACCGCGGCCGCCGTCGAGGAGCAGAGCACGGTGACGAACGAGATGTCGACCAGCATGCAGCGCGCCGCCGCGGAAGCGGCTGCGATCGCGGCAAGGGCGTAA
- a CDS encoding DUF1304 domain-containing protein: protein MIANVLVALVAALHVFFLILEMFLWDKPQGLKVFRNTPEKAEITKVLAANQGLYNGFLAAGLIWGLVHGNPAFAFQVKVFFLLCVIVAGAYGAATVSSRILMVQALPAAVALVALFLA from the coding sequence TTGATCGCCAATGTCCTGGTGGCGCTGGTCGCCGCGCTGCACGTCTTCTTCCTGATCCTGGAGATGTTTCTCTGGGACAAGCCGCAGGGCCTGAAGGTGTTTCGCAATACGCCGGAGAAGGCTGAGATCACGAAGGTGCTGGCCGCCAACCAGGGCCTCTATAACGGCTTCCTCGCCGCCGGCCTGATCTGGGGTCTCGTCCACGGCAACCCGGCCTTTGCGTTCCAGGTCAAGGTGTTCTTCCTGCTTTGCGTGATCGTCGCCGGCGCCTATGGCGCCGCGACCGTCAGCAGTCGCATCCTGATGGTGCAGGCGCTGCCGGCGGCGGTCGCGCTGGTTGCATTGTTCCTGGCCTGA